A stretch of the Nicotiana tabacum cultivar K326 chromosome 6, ASM71507v2, whole genome shotgun sequence genome encodes the following:
- the LOC107794029 gene encoding uncharacterized protein LOC107794029 isoform X3: MQTEARVGVVVDGGGSAGGGGCGRGAVVVDGGASRKLITQQRRQQSQIGTVPQLLAGGVAGAVSKTCTAPLARLTILFQVQGMHADAGSLKKASIWLEASRIVREEGYRAFWKGNLVTIAHRLPYSSISFYAFERYKNVGGGLSGITAASVTYPLDLVRTRLAAQRNVIYYRGIWHALQTISREEGIAGLYKGMGATLLGVGPNLAISFSVYDTVRSYWQSHSSQVCPSTHSSQDSTILTHLFISDQKTQPSWSALLVEVFQALHHQQRSRLRCWLLTKFLTGLTLRARAPLSGILEFIGSTMVDICTRAICICSYQNVRGFLVE, encoded by the exons ATGCAGACTGAAGCCAGAGTAGGAGTGGTGGTGGATGGAGGAGGAAGCGCCGGCGGTGGAGGATGTGGCCGCGGAGCAGTGGTTGTGGACGGCGGAGCATCTCGTAAATTGATCACGCAGCAGCGCCGTCAGCAGTCTCAGATCGGGACTGTTCCTCAGCTTCTCGCCGGTGGAGTTGCCGGTGCCGTCAGCAAGACTTGCACTGCTCCCCTTGCTCGGCTTACTATTCTCTTTCAG GTGCAAGGAATGCACGCGGATGCTGGTAGCTTAAAAAAAGCTAGTATATGGCTGGAGGCTTCACGTATTGTACGTGAAGAAGGGTATCGGGCATTTTGGAAGGGGAATTTGGTCACAATTGCTCACCGCCTTCCATATTCCTCTAttagcttttatgcatttgaacGCTACAAGAATGTTG GTGGCGGTTTGTCTGGGATAACTGCTGCTTCTGTTACATACCCGTTGGATCTTGTTAGGACACGTCTTGCAGCTCAG AGAAATGTAATATATTACAGAGGCATTTGGCATGCATTACAAACCATCAGTAGGGAGGAAGGGATAGCCGGCCTTTATAAAGGAATGGGTGCTACTTTATTG GGGGTTGGCCCAAATTTGGCAATCAGCTTTTCAGTTTATGACACTGTGAGATCTTACTGGCAGTCTCATAG TTCTCAAGTTTGTCCCTCTACGCATTCATCTCAAGATAGCACTATATTAACACACCTCTTCATATCAGACCAGAAGACTCAACCGTCCTGGTCAGCCTTGCTTGTGGAAGTCTTTCAGGCGTTGCATCATCAACAG AGAAGCAGGTTGAGGTGCTGGCTTCTCACTAAGTTTCTAACTGGACTGACCCTTAGAGCCCGAGCACCTTTATCTGGCATATTGGAATTTA TTGGCTCCACTATGGTGGATATTTGCACGCGAGCCATTTGTATTTGCAGTTATCAAAATGTGAGAGGCTTCCTCGTTGAG TAA
- the LOC107794029 gene encoding uncharacterized protein LOC107794029 isoform X2 — translation MQTEARVGVVVDGGGSAGGGGCGRGAVVVDGGASRKLITQQRRQQSQIGTVPQLLAGGVAGAVSKTCTAPLARLTILFQVQGMHADAGSLKKASIWLEASRIVREEGYRAFWKGNLVTIAHRLPYSSISFYAFERYKNVLQLILGVESQGENITADLCIRLVGGGLSGITAASVTYPLDLVRTRLAAQRNVIYYRGIWHALQTISREEGIAGLYKGMGATLLGVGPNLAISFSVYDTVRSYWQSHRPEDSTVLVSLACGSLSGVASSTVTFPLDLVRRRMQLEGAGGRARIYKTGLVGAFSRIIQTEGLRGLYRGILPEYYKVVPSIGIVFMTYEKMKQILSDID, via the exons ATGCAGACTGAAGCCAGAGTAGGAGTGGTGGTGGATGGAGGAGGAAGCGCCGGCGGTGGAGGATGTGGCCGCGGAGCAGTGGTTGTGGACGGCGGAGCATCTCGTAAATTGATCACGCAGCAGCGCCGTCAGCAGTCTCAGATCGGGACTGTTCCTCAGCTTCTCGCCGGTGGAGTTGCCGGTGCCGTCAGCAAGACTTGCACTGCTCCCCTTGCTCGGCTTACTATTCTCTTTCAG GTGCAAGGAATGCACGCGGATGCTGGTAGCTTAAAAAAAGCTAGTATATGGCTGGAGGCTTCACGTATTGTACGTGAAGAAGGGTATCGGGCATTTTGGAAGGGGAATTTGGTCACAATTGCTCACCGCCTTCCATATTCCTCTAttagcttttatgcatttgaacGCTACAAGAAT GTGTTGCAGTTGATTTTGGGGGTTGAAAGCCAAGGAGAGAATATAACTGCAGACCTTTGTATACGACTTGTAGGTGGCGGTTTGTCTGGGATAACTGCTGCTTCTGTTACATACCCGTTGGATCTTGTTAGGACACGTCTTGCAGCTCAG AGAAATGTAATATATTACAGAGGCATTTGGCATGCATTACAAACCATCAGTAGGGAGGAAGGGATAGCCGGCCTTTATAAAGGAATGGGTGCTACTTTATTG GGGGTTGGCCCAAATTTGGCAATCAGCTTTTCAGTTTATGACACTGTGAGATCTTACTGGCAGTCTCATAG ACCAGAAGACTCAACCGTCCTGGTCAGCCTTGCTTGTGGAAGTCTTTCAGGCGTTGCATCATCAACAG TAACAtttcctttggatcttgtgagGCGACGAATGCAATTGGAAGGAGCAGGTGGTCGGGCTCGTATTTATAAGACTGGTTTGGTTGGTGCATTCAGTCGTATTATCCAGACAGAGGGTCTGCGTGGTTTATATAGAGGAATTTTGCCCGAATATTACAAGGTTGTGCCTAGTATCGGTATTGTCTTTATGACATACGAGAAAATGAAACAGATTCTCTCAGATATTGACTGA
- the LOC107794029 gene encoding uncharacterized protein LOC107794029 isoform X4 — protein MQTEARVGVVVDGGGSAGGGGCGRGAVVVDGGASRKLITQQRRQQSQIGTVPQLLAGGVAGAVSKTCTAPLARLTILFQVQGMHADAGSLKKASIWLEASRIVREEGYRAFWKGNLVTIAHRLPYSSISFYAFERYKNVLQLILGVESQGENITADLCIRLVGGGLSGITAASVTYPLDLVRTRLAAQRNVIYYRGIWHALQTISREEGIAGLYKGMGATLLGVGPNLAISFSVYDTVRSYWQSHSSQVCPSTHSSQDSTILTHLFISDQKTQPSWSALLVEVFQALHHQQ, from the exons ATGCAGACTGAAGCCAGAGTAGGAGTGGTGGTGGATGGAGGAGGAAGCGCCGGCGGTGGAGGATGTGGCCGCGGAGCAGTGGTTGTGGACGGCGGAGCATCTCGTAAATTGATCACGCAGCAGCGCCGTCAGCAGTCTCAGATCGGGACTGTTCCTCAGCTTCTCGCCGGTGGAGTTGCCGGTGCCGTCAGCAAGACTTGCACTGCTCCCCTTGCTCGGCTTACTATTCTCTTTCAG GTGCAAGGAATGCACGCGGATGCTGGTAGCTTAAAAAAAGCTAGTATATGGCTGGAGGCTTCACGTATTGTACGTGAAGAAGGGTATCGGGCATTTTGGAAGGGGAATTTGGTCACAATTGCTCACCGCCTTCCATATTCCTCTAttagcttttatgcatttgaacGCTACAAGAAT GTGTTGCAGTTGATTTTGGGGGTTGAAAGCCAAGGAGAGAATATAACTGCAGACCTTTGTATACGACTTGTAGGTGGCGGTTTGTCTGGGATAACTGCTGCTTCTGTTACATACCCGTTGGATCTTGTTAGGACACGTCTTGCAGCTCAG AGAAATGTAATATATTACAGAGGCATTTGGCATGCATTACAAACCATCAGTAGGGAGGAAGGGATAGCCGGCCTTTATAAAGGAATGGGTGCTACTTTATTG GGGGTTGGCCCAAATTTGGCAATCAGCTTTTCAGTTTATGACACTGTGAGATCTTACTGGCAGTCTCATAG TTCTCAAGTTTGTCCCTCTACGCATTCATCTCAAGATAGCACTATATTAACACACCTCTTCATATCAGACCAGAAGACTCAACCGTCCTGGTCAGCCTTGCTTGTGGAAGTCTTTCAGGCGTTGCATCATCAACAG TAA
- the LOC107794029 gene encoding uncharacterized protein LOC107794029 isoform X1, translating to MQTEARVGVVVDGGGSAGGGGCGRGAVVVDGGASRKLITQQRRQQSQIGTVPQLLAGGVAGAVSKTCTAPLARLTILFQVQGMHADAGSLKKASIWLEASRIVREEGYRAFWKGNLVTIAHRLPYSSISFYAFERYKNVLQLILGVESQGENITADLCIRLVGGGLSGITAASVTYPLDLVRTRLAAQRNVIYYRGIWHALQTISREEGIAGLYKGMGATLLGVGPNLAISFSVYDTVRSYWQSHSSQVCPSTHSSQDSTILTHLFISDQKTQPSWSALLVEVFQALHHQQRSRLRCWLLTKFLTGLTLRARAPLSGILEFIGSTMVDICTRAICICSYQNVRGFLVE from the exons ATGCAGACTGAAGCCAGAGTAGGAGTGGTGGTGGATGGAGGAGGAAGCGCCGGCGGTGGAGGATGTGGCCGCGGAGCAGTGGTTGTGGACGGCGGAGCATCTCGTAAATTGATCACGCAGCAGCGCCGTCAGCAGTCTCAGATCGGGACTGTTCCTCAGCTTCTCGCCGGTGGAGTTGCCGGTGCCGTCAGCAAGACTTGCACTGCTCCCCTTGCTCGGCTTACTATTCTCTTTCAG GTGCAAGGAATGCACGCGGATGCTGGTAGCTTAAAAAAAGCTAGTATATGGCTGGAGGCTTCACGTATTGTACGTGAAGAAGGGTATCGGGCATTTTGGAAGGGGAATTTGGTCACAATTGCTCACCGCCTTCCATATTCCTCTAttagcttttatgcatttgaacGCTACAAGAAT GTGTTGCAGTTGATTTTGGGGGTTGAAAGCCAAGGAGAGAATATAACTGCAGACCTTTGTATACGACTTGTAGGTGGCGGTTTGTCTGGGATAACTGCTGCTTCTGTTACATACCCGTTGGATCTTGTTAGGACACGTCTTGCAGCTCAG AGAAATGTAATATATTACAGAGGCATTTGGCATGCATTACAAACCATCAGTAGGGAGGAAGGGATAGCCGGCCTTTATAAAGGAATGGGTGCTACTTTATTG GGGGTTGGCCCAAATTTGGCAATCAGCTTTTCAGTTTATGACACTGTGAGATCTTACTGGCAGTCTCATAG TTCTCAAGTTTGTCCCTCTACGCATTCATCTCAAGATAGCACTATATTAACACACCTCTTCATATCAGACCAGAAGACTCAACCGTCCTGGTCAGCCTTGCTTGTGGAAGTCTTTCAGGCGTTGCATCATCAACAG AGAAGCAGGTTGAGGTGCTGGCTTCTCACTAAGTTTCTAACTGGACTGACCCTTAGAGCCCGAGCACCTTTATCTGGCATATTGGAATTTA TTGGCTCCACTATGGTGGATATTTGCACGCGAGCCATTTGTATTTGCAGTTATCAAAATGTGAGAGGCTTCCTCGTTGAG TAA